A stretch of the Vagococcus xieshaowenii genome encodes the following:
- the nrdH gene encoding glutaredoxin-like protein NrdH — MNELTLYTKNNCPQCKMTKRFLSEKHLSYNEINIDEQPQYVDWLKEQGHRSVPVLTNSAVTIVGFRPDQLRALAV; from the coding sequence ATGAATGAATTAACGCTATATACCAAAAATAATTGTCCTCAATGTAAAATGACAAAACGCTTTTTAAGCGAAAAACATTTATCATATAATGAAATCAATATCGATGAGCAACCACAATATGTTGATTGGTTAAAAGAACAAGGACATCGTTCAGTTCCAGTATTAACCAATAGTGCTGTAACAATTGTAGGTTTCCGACCTGATCAATTGCGTGCATTGGCGGTTTAA
- the nrdI gene encoding class Ib ribonucleoside-diphosphate reductase assembly flavoprotein NrdI, protein MKLVYFTLTGQTRRFIKKLDAPSYEIDPTNPFNELKEPYILVVPTYDEDVTEVVNDFIEYKTNRENILGVAGGGNRNFADLFIFTAKDISRDYNIPLLFEFEFSGTEEDVKNFKKVVKEIESKRTK, encoded by the coding sequence ATGAAACTTGTCTATTTTACCTTAACTGGGCAAACTCGTCGCTTCATTAAGAAATTAGACGCCCCATCATATGAAATTGATCCAACAAATCCTTTCAATGAATTGAAAGAGCCTTATATTCTAGTCGTTCCTACTTATGACGAAGACGTTACAGAAGTAGTGAACGATTTTATTGAGTACAAAACAAATCGTGAAAATATTCTTGGTGTCGCAGGTGGTGGAAACCGAAACTTTGCGGACCTTTTTATTTTTACTGCCAAAGATATATCTCGTGATTATAACATCCCTCTATTATTCGAATTTGAATTTAGTGGCACGGAAGAAGATGTAAAAAACTTTAAGAAAGTAGTGAAGGAAATTGAGTCTAAAAGAACTAAGTAA
- the nrdE gene encoding class 1b ribonucleoside-diphosphate reductase subunit alpha → MSLKELSNVTYFELNNEINRPVNGQIPLNKDKEALDAFFKENVEPNTMTFNTVEEKINYLIAHEFIESEFIEKYSMTFITSLYDYLFAQNFEFKSFMAAYKFYSQYALKSNDGSMYLERYEDRVAFNALYFADGNESLAMNIAEEMIYQRYQPATPSFLNAGRKRRGELVSCFLLQLTDDMNSIGRGINSALQLSRIGGGVGISLSNLREAGAPIKGYEGAASGVVPVMKLFEDSFSYSNQLGQRQGAGVVYLDVFHPDIEMFLSTKKENADEKVRVKTLSLGLTVPDKFYELTRKNEDMYLFSPYSIEREYGVPYSYMNISEKYDELVANPNIRKTKIKARDLENEISKLQQESGYPYIINIDEANRQNPIDGKIIMSNLCSEILQVQTPSVLNDRQEYEVMGTDISCNLGSTNIPNLMNSQDFGQSVRTMTRALTFITDASSIDAVPSIKNGNSLNHTIGLGAMGLHSYFAKNQMAYGSPESIEFTDVYFSLLNYWTLVESNQIAKERGQSFHNFEHSDYASGKYFERYINEPVLPQSDKIKELFEGIFVPNAADWQALSEAVQTNGLYHQNRLAVAPNGSISYINDTSASIHPITRLIEERQEKKIGKIYYPAPYLSNETLPYYTSAYDMDMRRVIDVYAAAQKHVDQGMSLTLFMRSELPEGLYEWKADTTKQTTRDLNILRHYAFHQGIKSIYYVRTFTEDEEEIGSNQCESCVI, encoded by the coding sequence TTGAGTCTAAAAGAACTAAGTAATGTTACTTATTTTGAACTAAATAACGAAATCAATCGTCCTGTTAATGGTCAAATTCCATTGAACAAGGATAAAGAGGCTTTAGATGCTTTCTTTAAAGAAAATGTTGAACCTAATACTATGACATTCAACACAGTCGAAGAAAAAATTAATTATTTAATCGCACATGAATTTATCGAATCTGAATTTATTGAGAAGTATTCCATGACATTTATTACGTCATTATATGATTATTTATTTGCTCAAAACTTTGAATTCAAATCATTCATGGCCGCATATAAATTTTATTCACAATATGCATTAAAAAGTAATGATGGCTCAATGTACTTAGAGCGCTACGAAGATCGTGTTGCCTTTAATGCCTTGTACTTTGCCGATGGTAACGAATCGCTAGCAATGAATATTGCTGAAGAAATGATTTATCAACGCTATCAACCGGCTACTCCTTCGTTTTTAAATGCTGGTCGTAAACGTCGTGGTGAATTAGTTTCATGTTTCCTACTACAATTAACTGATGACATGAATAGCATTGGGCGTGGCATTAACAGTGCGCTGCAATTATCACGTATTGGTGGTGGTGTTGGAATTTCACTTTCTAACCTACGTGAAGCTGGTGCTCCAATTAAAGGCTATGAAGGCGCGGCAAGTGGTGTGGTTCCCGTTATGAAATTGTTTGAAGATAGCTTCAGCTATTCTAACCAATTAGGACAACGTCAAGGAGCCGGTGTGGTTTATTTAGACGTTTTCCATCCAGATATTGAAATGTTTCTTTCTACTAAAAAAGAAAATGCGGATGAAAAAGTACGAGTTAAAACACTTTCATTAGGTTTAACTGTCCCTGATAAATTTTATGAGTTAACTCGTAAAAATGAAGACATGTACTTATTTAGCCCTTATAGTATTGAACGTGAATATGGTGTTCCGTACTCATACATGAACATTTCGGAAAAATACGATGAATTAGTCGCTAACCCTAATATTCGTAAAACAAAAATTAAAGCACGTGATTTAGAAAACGAAATCAGTAAATTACAACAAGAATCTGGTTACCCTTATATTATCAATATTGATGAAGCCAACCGTCAAAATCCAATTGATGGCAAAATCATTATGAGTAACTTATGTTCTGAAATTTTACAAGTTCAAACCCCCTCTGTCTTAAATGATCGACAAGAATATGAAGTAATGGGTACAGATATTAGCTGTAACTTAGGGTCAACTAATATTCCTAACTTAATGAACAGTCAAGATTTTGGACAATCTGTTCGAACAATGACACGTGCATTAACCTTTATTACGGATGCTTCAAGTATCGATGCTGTCCCTTCTATTAAGAATGGAAACAGCTTAAATCATACAATTGGTTTAGGTGCAATGGGCTTACATTCATACTTTGCTAAAAACCAAATGGCTTATGGTTCACCAGAATCAATTGAATTCACTGATGTTTATTTTAGCTTATTAAATTACTGGACATTAGTTGAAAGCAATCAAATTGCAAAAGAGCGCGGTCAATCTTTCCATAATTTCGAACATTCAGATTATGCGTCTGGAAAATATTTCGAACGTTACATCAACGAACCAGTATTACCTCAATCTGATAAGATTAAAGAACTATTTGAAGGTATTTTTGTGCCAAATGCCGCTGATTGGCAAGCATTAAGCGAAGCTGTACAAACAAATGGCTTATACCATCAAAACCGATTGGCAGTAGCTCCTAACGGCTCAATTTCTTATATTAACGATACAAGCGCAAGCATTCATCCTATTACTCGTTTAATTGAAGAACGCCAAGAAAAGAAAATCGGAAAAATTTATTACCCAGCACCATATTTAAGTAATGAAACACTTCCTTACTATACCTCTGCTTATGATATGGATATGCGTCGCGTCATTGATGTTTACGCTGCCGCTCAAAAACACGTAGACCAAGGAATGAGTTTAACATTATTCATGCGTTCTGAACTGCCAGAAGGCTTATATGAATGGAAAGCTGATACAACTAAACAAACAACACGTGACCTAAATATTTTACGTCACTATGCCTTCCATCAAGGAATTAAATCAATTTATTATGTCCGTACTTTCACTGAAGACGAAGAAGAAATCGGAAGTAACCAATGTGAAAGCTGTGTCATTTAG
- the nrdF gene encoding class 1b ribonucleoside-diphosphate reductase subunit beta, whose protein sequence is MSREETYYAAINWNAIEDIIDKSTWEKLTEQFWLDTRIPLSNDLDDWRKLSQQEKDLVGYVFGGLTLLDTVQSESGVEAIRNDCRTPHEEAVLNNIQFMESVHAKSYSSIFSTLNTKSEIDEIFEWTNTNEFLQKKAKMVNDIYRTGSALEKKVASVFLETFLFYSGFYTPLYYLGNNKLPNVAEIIKLIIRDESVHGTYIGYKFQLGFNELSEEEQQQMEDWVYNLLYDLYENEERYTELLYDGVGWTEEVKTFLRYNANKALMNLGFNALFPDTANDVNPIVMNGISTGTSNHDFFSQVGNGYLLGSVEAMKDDDYLIGM, encoded by the coding sequence ATGAGTCGTGAAGAAACATATTATGCTGCGATAAACTGGAATGCCATTGAAGATATTATTGATAAATCAACTTGGGAAAAATTAACTGAACAATTTTGGTTAGATACGCGTATCCCTCTTTCAAATGATTTAGATGATTGGCGTAAATTATCTCAACAAGAAAAAGATTTAGTCGGCTATGTATTTGGTGGACTAACCTTATTAGATACCGTACAATCTGAAAGTGGTGTCGAGGCGATTCGTAACGATTGTCGCACTCCTCATGAAGAAGCGGTATTAAACAACATTCAATTTATGGAATCTGTTCATGCTAAAAGTTATTCATCTATTTTTAGTACCTTGAATACAAAATCAGAAATTGATGAAATTTTCGAATGGACAAATACAAACGAGTTTCTGCAAAAGAAAGCCAAAATGGTCAATGATATTTACCGTACGGGTTCTGCTTTGGAGAAAAAAGTAGCAAGTGTTTTCTTAGAAACTTTCTTATTCTATTCAGGATTCTATACCCCTCTTTATTACTTAGGTAATAATAAATTACCTAACGTTGCAGAAATCATCAAATTAATTATTCGTGATGAATCTGTGCATGGCACGTACATTGGCTACAAATTCCAATTGGGATTCAATGAATTATCTGAAGAAGAGCAACAGCAAATGGAAGACTGGGTATACAACCTATTATATGATCTTTATGAAAATGAAGAACGTTATACAGAGTTATTATACGACGGCGTTGGTTGGACAGAAGAAGTAAAAACTTTCTTACGTTACAATGCCAATAAAGCTTTAATGAATTTAGGCTTTAATGCTTTATTCCCAGATACTGCAAACGATGTTAACCCGATTGTCATGAATGGTATTTCAACGGGTACTTCTAATCATGATTTCTTTTCACAAGTCGGAAATGGTTACCTATTAGGTAGCGTTGAAGCAATGAAAGACGATGATTACTTAATCGGCATGTAA
- a CDS encoding YjjG family noncanonical pyrimidine nucleotidase has translation MSYSTLLLDLDNTILSFDQAEQYALRKVLEQHAIEWQQELFTMYHNKNKALWLALEQGKVERDYVLSQRFVELFQQLDLEVDGKAMDQMFRSFLTEEIFFMPNAKKVLDQLKKEKQLYVVTNGVAVTQKKRIQKAGLEAYFNEIFISEEIGYQKPSPLFFKHVLGSIEEKDLQDILMIGDSLSADILGGNQVGIDTCWYSNEKVGKKIQPTYHIQQLDELIMLVN, from the coding sequence ATGAGTTATTCAACCTTACTATTGGATTTAGATAATACCATTTTGAGTTTTGATCAAGCCGAACAATATGCTTTACGTAAAGTATTAGAACAACATGCTATTGAATGGCAGCAAGAATTATTTACTATGTATCATAACAAAAATAAAGCATTGTGGTTAGCTTTGGAGCAAGGAAAAGTGGAACGTGACTACGTATTATCTCAGCGTTTTGTTGAATTGTTCCAACAATTAGATTTAGAAGTTGATGGTAAAGCGATGGACCAAATGTTTCGTTCTTTTTTAACAGAAGAGATTTTTTTTATGCCTAATGCCAAAAAAGTATTAGATCAACTAAAAAAAGAAAAACAATTGTATGTAGTAACGAATGGGGTGGCTGTTACACAAAAAAAACGAATCCAAAAAGCTGGTTTAGAAGCGTATTTTAATGAGATCTTTATCTCAGAAGAAATTGGCTATCAAAAACCATCACCGTTGTTCTTTAAACACGTTTTAGGCTCAATTGAGGAGAAAGACTTACAAGATATCTTAATGATAGGAGATAGCTTGTCAGCTGATATATTGGGTGGTAATCAAGTGGGGATTGATACATGTTGGTATTCTAATGAAAAAGTAGGAAAAAAAATTCAACCAACCTATCATATCCAACAGTTAGATGAATTAATCATGTTAGTTAACTGA
- a CDS encoding adaptor protein MecA — protein MEMERINENTIRVLIENADLEARGVSFLDLLGNHKEIENFFYSILEEVDIDEQFQETDAVTFQVLPNRNGLELFISKNLMMSAPEDDSDDLDEFEEETSFADFIKKQFNTAQETKNDDNTNIGNIAVLDYVFEFLSFEDLIRMVDTYHFEDNLTDLYVLNHRYYLSMKFLTKLKSDRAIKNDIACILEFGHISPKSPELLKEYGQLIMKDDALEQVKHYFK, from the coding sequence ATGGAAATGGAACGTATAAATGAAAACACCATTCGTGTATTAATTGAAAATGCAGACCTTGAAGCTAGAGGGGTAAGCTTTCTTGATTTATTAGGTAATCATAAAGAAATTGAAAACTTTTTTTACAGCATTTTAGAAGAAGTAGATATAGATGAGCAGTTTCAAGAAACTGATGCGGTGACTTTTCAAGTGCTACCAAATCGAAATGGTTTAGAACTGTTTATAAGTAAGAACTTAATGATGTCTGCGCCTGAAGATGATTCTGATGACCTTGACGAGTTTGAGGAAGAAACATCCTTTGCAGATTTTATTAAAAAGCAGTTTAATACAGCTCAAGAAACAAAAAATGATGATAATACAAATATAGGCAATATAGCGGTGTTAGATTATGTTTTTGAATTTTTATCATTTGAAGATTTAATTAGAATGGTAGACACATATCATTTTGAAGATAATTTGACAGATTTGTATGTGTTGAATCATCGTTATTATTTATCAATGAAATTTTTAACAAAATTAAAATCAGATAGAGCGATTAAAAATGACATTGCTTGTATATTAGAATTTGGTCATATTAGCCCAAAATCACCTGAATTACTTAAAGAATATGGTCAATTAATTATGAAAGATGACGCATTAGAACAAGTGAAACATTATTTTAAATAA
- the spxA gene encoding transcriptional regulator SpxA, translating to MLILYTSPSCTSCRKARAWLVEHEIPFKERNIFSDPLNITELKSILKLTEDGTEEIISTRSKVFQKLEMDLDDLPLDELLKLVQENPGLLRRPIMIDEKRLQVGFNEDEIRRFLPREVRALELRHAQLMAGL from the coding sequence ATGCTGATATTATACACATCTCCTAGTTGTACCTCATGTCGTAAGGCTCGTGCTTGGTTAGTTGAGCATGAAATTCCTTTCAAAGAACGAAATATATTTTCAGATCCGTTAAATATTACGGAATTGAAATCAATATTGAAGTTGACAGAAGATGGAACAGAGGAAATTATCTCTACCAGATCGAAAGTATTTCAGAAATTAGAAATGGATTTAGATGATTTACCTTTAGATGAACTTCTAAAATTAGTTCAAGAAAATCCAGGTTTATTAAGAAGACCTATTATGATTGATGAAAAGCGTCTTCAAGTTGGATTTAATGAAGATGAAATCAGACGATTCCTTCCAAGAGAAGTCAGAGCGTTAGAATTAAGACATGCTCAATTAATGGCTGGCTTATAA
- the trpS gene encoding tryptophan--tRNA ligase → MKTIFSGIQPSGIPTIGNYIGAMQQFTKLQDDYQCFFCVVDEHAITVPQDRLKLREQILQLAALYVAVGIDPKKAAIFIQSEVPAHAEAGWIVQCNTYVGELERMTQFKDKSQKNNTAGVSAALLTYPPLMVADIILYNTDLVPVGEDQKQHLELTRDFVDRFNNRYAAKNQTILVKPEVHIPEQGARIMSLQDPTKKMSKSDNNQKNFISMMDTPDMIRKKIKSAVTDSSGIIEYNVAEKPGISNLLTIYSAFSGQPIDTLVSQYATAGYGQFKTDLAEAIVNVIEPIQQRQAELLESGELDLILDEGAEQAARVANKTLQKMKNAVGLGRKPRK, encoded by the coding sequence ATGAAAACAATCTTTTCTGGTATCCAACCAAGTGGGATTCCAACTATTGGAAACTATATTGGTGCGATGCAACAATTTACTAAGCTACAAGATGATTATCAATGTTTTTTCTGTGTCGTTGATGAACATGCGATTACTGTGCCACAAGATCGCTTAAAACTAAGAGAGCAGATTTTACAATTAGCTGCACTTTATGTGGCAGTGGGTATTGATCCTAAAAAAGCCGCTATCTTTATTCAATCTGAAGTACCTGCTCATGCTGAAGCTGGTTGGATTGTTCAATGTAATACTTACGTTGGGGAATTAGAGCGTATGACACAATTTAAAGATAAATCACAAAAAAATAATACAGCTGGGGTTTCAGCTGCACTTTTAACTTATCCACCATTAATGGTTGCTGATATCATTTTATATAATACAGACTTAGTACCTGTTGGGGAAGATCAAAAACAACATTTAGAACTGACACGTGACTTTGTTGATCGTTTCAATAATCGCTATGCTGCTAAAAATCAAACTATCTTAGTCAAACCTGAAGTTCACATCCCTGAACAAGGCGCTCGTATAATGAGTTTACAAGATCCAACTAAAAAAATGAGTAAATCAGATAATAATCAAAAGAACTTTATTTCAATGATGGATACACCTGATATGATTCGCAAAAAAATAAAATCAGCCGTTACTGATTCTAGCGGTATTATTGAATACAATGTCGCTGAAAAACCTGGTATTTCAAACCTATTAACTATTTATTCTGCTTTCTCAGGTCAACCAATTGATACATTAGTTTCACAATATGCTACAGCTGGCTACGGACAATTCAAGACCGATTTAGCTGAAGCTATCGTTAACGTAATCGAACCAATCCAACAGCGTCAAGCTGAGCTATTAGAATCTGGTGAATTAGATTTAATCCTAGATGAAGGTGCTGAACAAGCAGCTCGTGTAGCAAACAAGACCTTACAAAAAATGAAAAATGCTGTTGGTTTAGGACGTAAACCACGTAAATAA
- a CDS encoding lipoate--protein ligase yields the protein MIYVPNENNDPRVNLAIETFLLQEMKVDEPILLFYINEPSIIIGRNQNTIEEINLDYVEENNIHVVRRLSGGGAVYHDFGNLNFSFIMPDDGESFRDFKKLTSPIIEALHSMGVSGAELKGRNDLVIGDKKFSGNAMYATNGRMFAHGTIMLDSDVNEVVNALKVRKDKIESKGIKSIRSRVTNIKPYLDDAYQNLSTKDFRDDILLRIFNVDSIDQVQTYELTDEDWARINEISDKYYRNWDWNFGKSPEFDKVRRERFPIGSVEVRLNVAEGKIQEAKIFGDFFGLGEIADVEQMLVGTRYTKEDLQEVVSRIDIQKYFGNISAQDLLGLLY from the coding sequence ATGATTTATGTCCCAAATGAAAACAATGACCCACGTGTTAACTTAGCAATTGAAACGTTTTTATTACAAGAGATGAAAGTCGATGAACCCATTTTATTATTTTATATCAATGAGCCATCAATCATTATTGGTCGTAACCAAAATACGATTGAGGAAATTAACTTAGACTATGTGGAAGAAAATAATATTCACGTCGTGCGCCGCTTAAGTGGTGGTGGTGCGGTGTATCATGATTTTGGTAATTTGAATTTCAGTTTTATTATGCCAGATGATGGCGAATCATTCCGTGACTTCAAAAAATTAACGAGCCCAATTATTGAAGCTCTACATTCAATGGGCGTCTCAGGTGCTGAATTAAAAGGTCGTAATGACTTAGTAATTGGCGATAAAAAATTCTCTGGTAACGCAATGTATGCGACAAATGGTCGTATGTTCGCTCACGGTACAATTATGTTAGATAGTGACGTGAATGAAGTAGTAAATGCATTAAAAGTTCGTAAAGATAAAATCGAATCTAAAGGGATTAAGTCCATTCGTTCACGTGTGACTAACATTAAGCCGTACTTGGATGATGCGTATCAAAATCTTTCCACAAAAGATTTCCGAGATGATATTTTATTACGTATTTTTAACGTCGATTCAATCGATCAAGTTCAAACTTATGAATTAACAGATGAGGACTGGGCTAGAATTAATGAAATTTCTGATAAATATTATCGCAATTGGGATTGGAATTTTGGTAAATCACCTGAATTTGATAAAGTTCGTCGTGAGCGTTTCCCAATTGGTTCAGTAGAAGTACGCTTGAATGTTGCAGAAGGTAAAATTCAAGAGGCTAAAATCTTTGGTGATTTCTTTGGACTAGGAGAAATTGCAGATGTTGAACAAATGCTTGTAGGAACACGTTATACAAAAGAAGATTTACAAGAAGTAGTAAGTAGAATAGACATCCAAAAATATTTTGGAAATATTTCAGCACAAGATTTACTAGGGTTACTTTATTAA
- a CDS encoding MBL fold metallo-hydrolase yields MKLTVLGYWGAYPWNDEGTSSYLLTSDEFSLLIDAGSGTFNQLRKHIDPLALDAVILSHYHHDHIADLGVLQFYRQLNQEEAQPILPIYGHTEHDFYYSALTMTNVSQGHAYYEQDTIEVGPFSIKFLRTKHPVPCFAMRITEQSTGKSLVYTADSGWLDAFDDFVLDTDLLIADSYFLSGTENHPVHFSVKEVAEMTVRGNIPTVVLSHLKQRIDLNQLLEEAQAITQDKATPILATTGLTITI; encoded by the coding sequence ATGAAATTAACCGTTTTAGGGTATTGGGGTGCTTATCCGTGGAATGATGAAGGAACCTCAAGCTATTTACTAACATCAGATGAATTTTCTCTGTTAATCGATGCAGGGAGTGGCACATTTAACCAGTTAAGAAAGCATATTGATCCATTAGCATTAGATGCCGTGATTTTATCTCATTATCATCACGATCACATAGCAGATTTAGGTGTCCTACAATTTTATCGACAATTAAATCAAGAAGAAGCCCAGCCAATATTACCAATTTATGGGCATACGGAGCATGACTTTTATTATTCAGCATTAACGATGACTAACGTTAGTCAAGGACATGCTTATTATGAGCAAGATACGATTGAAGTGGGGCCATTTAGTATTAAGTTCTTAAGAACGAAACATCCAGTCCCTTGTTTTGCCATGCGTATTACTGAACAGTCGACGGGCAAGTCATTGGTCTACACAGCAGACTCAGGTTGGCTAGACGCCTTTGATGACTTTGTTTTAGATACAGACTTATTAATAGCAGATAGTTACTTCTTGAGTGGTACAGAAAATCATCCCGTTCATTTTAGTGTGAAAGAAGTAGCTGAAATGACCGTACGAGGCAATATTCCAACCGTTGTTCTGAGCCATTTAAAGCAACGAATTGACTTGAATCAGCTATTAGAAGAAGCACAGGCTATTACGCAAGATAAAGCAACACCTATTTTAGCAACAACAGGTTTAACAATAACTATATAA
- a CDS encoding M42 family metallopeptidase, translated as MLQELTSARGVPGNEDEVRELFVKYATPHADRMMYDGLGGVMARRNGNLEGPRVMIMGHMDEVGFMVTQITEKGFLKFQTLGGWWNQVMLAQQVEVKTAKGDIIHGVIGCKPPHVLSAEARKKPYEISDMFIDIGATSEEEVKAWGVRPGDMVTPYTEYRRLNGSKYLLAKAWDNRIGTAVSLKVLENLASEGHPNILFAGSNVQEEVGLRGSRTSTHLANPDIAFALDTGTAGDTPGMTAKESMSELGKGPQILIFDASMIPHRKLRDFVIDVADELNIPYQLEVVAGGGTDAGTAHITRDGVPALAITVSTRYLHSHTSVIHEDDYLNTVKLVTEVVKRLDKETVDSITSYE; from the coding sequence ATGTTACAAGAATTAACAAGCGCTCGTGGTGTACCAGGTAATGAAGATGAAGTAAGAGAACTTTTTGTTAAATATGCTACACCTCATGCTGATCGTATGATGTATGACGGATTAGGTGGTGTTATGGCACGACGTAATGGTAATTTAGAAGGACCTCGTGTGATGATTATGGGCCATATGGATGAAGTTGGTTTCATGGTGACTCAAATTACTGAAAAAGGTTTCTTAAAATTCCAAACACTAGGTGGCTGGTGGAACCAAGTGATGCTAGCCCAACAAGTAGAAGTGAAAACAGCTAAAGGCGATATTATTCATGGTGTGATTGGTTGTAAACCACCACATGTATTATCAGCAGAAGCACGTAAGAAACCTTATGAAATATCAGATATGTTTATTGATATTGGTGCGACAAGTGAAGAAGAAGTAAAAGCGTGGGGTGTACGCCCTGGTGATATGGTGACACCTTATACTGAATATCGTCGTTTAAACGGTTCAAAATACTTATTAGCGAAAGCTTGGGACAATCGTATCGGGACAGCTGTGTCGTTAAAAGTATTAGAAAATTTAGCGTCTGAAGGACATCCAAATATCTTATTTGCAGGTAGTAATGTGCAAGAAGAAGTTGGCTTACGTGGTTCACGTACAAGTACTCACTTAGCTAATCCTGATATCGCGTTTGCATTAGACACTGGTACAGCCGGTGATACACCAGGTATGACTGCTAAAGAATCAATGTCTGAACTAGGAAAAGGACCTCAAATTTTGATTTTTGATGCATCGATGATTCCGCATCGTAAACTACGTGATTTCGTGATTGATGTAGCCGATGAATTAAATATTCCTTATCAACTAGAAGTGGTGGCTGGTGGAGGAACAGATGCCGGAACAGCTCATATTACACGAGATGGCGTGCCAGCATTAGCAATTACTGTTTCAACACGTTATTTACATTCTCATACTTCAGTTATCCACGAAGATGATTATTTAAATACGGTTAAATTAGTCACAGAAGTAGTGAAACGACTAGATAAAGAAACGGTTGACTCAATTACTTCGTACGAATAA
- the nrdG gene encoding anaerobic ribonucleoside-triphosphate reductase activating protein, whose product MRNPKPKEWLAEDYSQHYYADYKPFNFVDGEGVRCSLYVSGCLFACEGCYNKAVQSFRYGQPYSEAVETRILADLSQPYCQGLTLLGGEPFLNTGICLPLAKKVREQFGHSKDIWAWSGYTFEELLQESADKLALLSEIDILVDGRFEISKKDLKLQFRGSSNQRIIDVVKSLEQQQVVIWDKCLDANETFEQIKREK is encoded by the coding sequence ATGAGAAATCCTAAACCTAAAGAGTGGCTAGCTGAAGACTATAGCCAACATTACTATGCTGATTATAAACCGTTTAATTTTGTAGATGGTGAAGGTGTTCGATGTAGTTTGTACGTTAGTGGCTGTTTATTTGCTTGCGAGGGATGTTACAATAAAGCCGTTCAAAGTTTTCGCTATGGCCAACCGTACAGTGAGGCAGTTGAGACACGAATTTTAGCAGACTTATCACAACCTTATTGTCAGGGACTAACGTTATTAGGAGGAGAACCTTTTCTTAATACAGGTATTTGTTTACCATTAGCTAAAAAAGTTCGTGAGCAATTTGGTCATTCAAAAGATATCTGGGCATGGTCAGGGTATACATTTGAAGAACTCTTACAAGAATCAGCAGATAAGTTAGCCTTACTCTCTGAGATAGATATTTTAGTTGATGGTCGCTTTGAAATATCAAAAAAAGACTTGAAACTACAATTTAGAGGCAGTAGTAATCAACGGATTATTGATGTGGTTAAATCACTGGAACAACAGCAAGTAGTGATTTGGGATAAGTGCTTAGATGCTAATGAAACTTTTGAACAAATTAAACGAGAAAAATAA